One genomic window of Cannabis sativa cultivar Pink pepper isolate KNU-18-1 chromosome 2, ASM2916894v1, whole genome shotgun sequence includes the following:
- the LOC133034454 gene encoding uncharacterized protein LOC133034454 — protein FSTNRAPYFNGVDFPYWKIRMETYLQSIDYDLWHIVSSGPYVAKHVINGVEVIKTYEAYDENDKKMLSKNAKAKYALICGLDREIFKNIEQASTAYDMWKMLEVTHQGTSAMKETKIQIYSTQYENFKMKSDETIANMYTRFTTITNGLNSLGKVLTQKDMVTKILRSLTKAYQGKVVAIQEAKDLSTLPLKGNLDSGCSKHMTGDPSRFSSFKSKESGFVTFGDNSKGKILGIGDIGNIYSPCIKNVLLVDNLKHNLLSISQLCDIGFRVVFESSKCSIENVSTNEVIFLGVRKDNVYVIDVDSFDSKNKCLTVMNDNSWLWHRRLGHASMDSISKLVRKDLVIGLPSIPFVKDKLCDACQFGKQIKTSFHSKKEISTTRPLQLLHIDLFGPSRIASLGGKYYAFVIVDDFSRFTWVIFLTLKSDNLENFVKFCKNVQNEKGYSITSVRSDHGGEFDNDALELFCDEHGFNHNFSAPRTPQQNGVVERKNRTIQEMARSMLNEISLPKYFWAEAVNTSCYILNRVFIRPNMNKTPYELWKGRKPNIGYFKVFGCKDEFWLLAMQEEINQFIRNNVWELVPRPSHQSVIGTKWVYRNNVDEHGVIVRNKARLVVQGYNQEEGIDYEETFAPVARLESIRMLLAFACHKNFILYQMDVKSAFLNGYIMEEVYVSRPPGFQNHKYPNHVYKLKKALYGLKQAPRAWYERLSTFLISNGFSMGKADNTLFIKRKSKDIIIVQIYVDDIIFGATNDALCEEFSKCMHSEFEMSMMGELNFFLGLQIKQQKDGIFIGQTKYIKDLLQKFDLANAKSMNTPMSTSIKMDKDESGKNVDITKYRGMIGSLLYLTASRPDILFSVGLCARYQSCPKESHLSVVKRIFRYLIGTMNLGLWYPKNSNFEIVSYSDADFAGCKTDRKSTSGTCHFLGNSLVSWFSKKQNSVALSTTEAEYIAAGSCCAQILWMKQTLKDFDIDFECTPIKCDNTSAINLSKNPILHSRAKHIDIRHHFLRDHIQRGDILLDFVSTEFQLADIFTKPFSDERFSFIRRELGMTNLNEI, from the exons tttagcacaaatagagcaccatacttcaatggagtagattttccttattggaaaattagaatggaaacttaccttcaatctattgactatgatttgtggcatattgtgtctagtggtccttatgttgctaaacatgtcataaatggtgttgaggtaattaagacttatgaagcatatgatgaaaatgataagaaaatgctttctaaaaatgctaaagctaaatatgctcttatatgtggtttggatagagagatttttaaaaatattgaacaagcctctaccgcttatgatatgtggaaaatgcttgaagttactcatcaaggaactagtgctatgaaggaaactaaaattcaaatttattccactcaatatgagaactttaagatgaaatcggatgaaaccattgctaatatgtatactcgcttcactacaattactaatggtttgaactctcttggcaaggtacttactcaaaaggatatggtgaccaagattttgagaagtctcaccaaggcttatcaaggaaaggtggttgccattcaagaagccaaggatctctcaacacttccctt gaagggaAAT ttggatagtggatgttcaaagcatatgaccggtgatccatcaagattttcaagctttaaaagcaaggaaagtggctttgtcacttttggagacaattcaaaaggaaaaatcttgggcattggtgatatcggtaacatatactctccatgtattaaaaatgtgcttcttgttgataatcttaaacataacttgcttagtattagtcaattatgtgatataggttttcgtgttgtgtttgaatcctcaaaatgctccattgaaaatgtttcaaccaatgaagttattttccttggagtaaggaaggataatgtgtatgttattgatgttgattcttttgatagtaaaaataaatgtttaaccgttatgaatgataattcttggttgtggcatagaagattaggacatgctagtatggattctatttcaaaattggttagaaaggatcttgttattggtttgccatctattccgtttgttaaagataaactttgtgatgcatgccaatttggaaaacaaattaaaacatcttttcattccaagaaagagatttcaactactagacctttgcaattgcttcatattgatttatttggtccttctagaattgctagtcttggtggtaaatactatgcatttgtaattgttgatgatttttcaagatttacttgggttattttcttgactcttaaaagtgataatttggaaaactttgtcaaattttgtaaaaatgtgcaaaatgaaaaaggatactctattacctccgttaggagtgaccatggtggtgagtttgacaatgatgccttagaattgttttgtgatgaacatggttttaaccataacttttcggcaccaagaactccacaacaaaatggagttgtcgaaaggaagaatagaacaattcaagaaatggctaggtcaatgctaaatgaaatttcactaCCAAAATACttttgggccgaggccgtcaatacctcttgttatattttgaatcgtgttttcattaggcccaacatgaataaaaccccttatgagctttggaaaggaagaaaacccaacattggctattttaaagtttttggatgcaaa gatgaattttggcttctagctatgcaagaagaaataaatcaatttataagaaataatgtttgggagttagttccaagaccgtcacatcaatcggtgattggaacaaaatgggtctatagaaataatgtagatgagcatggggtcattgtgcgtaacaaggctagattagtggtccaaggttacaatcaagaagaaggaattgattatgaggaaacctttgccccggtagcaagacttgagtccattagaatgttgttagcttttgcatgccacaagaattttatcttgtatcaaatggatgtaaaaagtgcattcttaaatgggtacattatggaagaggtttatgtctctcgaccacccggttttcaaaatcataaataccctaaccatgtttacaaattgaaaaaggctttgtatggtttaaagcaagctcctagagcttggtatgaaagattaagcacttttcttatttcaaatggtttttcaatgggtaaagcggataatacactttttataaaaagaaaatcgaaagacattattatagtacaaatttatgttgatgatattatctttggtgctactaatgatgctctttgtgaagaattttctaagtgtatgcatagtgagtttgagatgagcatgatgggagaactcaacttttttcttggacttcaaatcaagcaacaaaaggatggcatattcataggtcaaactaagtacatcaaggatcttcttcaaaagtttgacttggcaaatgcaaagtccatgaatacacccatgagcacatccataaagatggacaaagatgaaagcggtaagaatgtggacatcaccaagtatcgaggtatgattggctctttattatatttaaccgctagtagaccggatattttgtttagtgttggtctttgtgctaggtaccaatcttgtcctaaagaatcccacttaagtgtcgttaagagaatatttagatacttgataggcacaatgaatctaggactttggtaccccaagaactcaaactttgaaatagttagctactcggatgccgactttgccggttgtaagacggatagaaaaagtactagtggaacttgtcactttctaggaaattccttagtgtcatggtttagcaagaaacaaaactcggtagctctatccacaaccgaagccgaatatatagccgcgggtagttgttgtgcacaaatactttggatgaaacaaactcttaaggattttgatattgattttgaatgtacacccataaagtgtgataacactagtgccattaacctctctaagaatccaatattgcattctagagccaagcatattgacataaggcaccacttccttagagatcatatccaaagaggtgatattttgctagactttgtaagcaccgaattccaattagcggatatattcaccaagccttttagtgatgagagatttagtttcattagaagagagctaggcatgaccaacttaaatgaaatataa